The nucleotide window ttgtttcatttaatttgttctATGAAAGttagttgttgtaaatattacatttgtatttgtttagttgtatgtatgtatgtatgtatgattgatATGAAAATGATTGTGTTAGTTTATTTAACTATATATGCGTgagtatttgtaaatttatgtttagttttaatagatttaatttagtttagtttGTAGTCATGTGCTCCGGCGAGAGAGAGTGATCCTCAGCATATGCAAATATctttgtgtacatatgtatgtgtgtttgcagcGCCTTTTTAAACATTAAAAGTTTGTGTTGGTTGGCCAGTTGCTGTCAGTAAAGCTGCGGTGCTCTTGTTTTTCACAACTTTCTCCTGTTTCTTTGTTAAATGTATGAATGGGTATTTTAATGACGGTGTGCAAAACTGAAATGAGATAAAAAaacgattattttatttaaaaaatatgcttacatacatacatatatatttcaaaatatgttatttcgaattcaaattttaaatttatattgtaaCCTGTAATCttttaatatagttttttttttaatatacatattaaccATGTGCCGATTTTATTTAGCTAATTTTGCCATTAACCTGAGTATATTCAAGCAAATATTAACACCCAATTGTAATAAGACTCACATATTGATAGttgtattcggcataaagtcaactagcataacgaaaatcattacatTTAGTATGATAGGAGCCTGCAACCTACACCATTAAGAGAGGAAAGAGAtgatttcttaatttctttaaacattTTCGCAAATTTATCACTGGGAGCAAGAAAACCAAATTCCAATTTCGCCTATGTTTAGTAGAGAATTGGTACACATTCGATATTTCActataataaaactattttttaatttatgcgaATAATGAAATGCATTTTATATTGTTTGATACTAAACTAGAAACactatatgttaataaataatatataaatatttgaattataataATACCAAATATAATTATGCAGGAAAATGCTAAACGCTTAAGTTTTCAAGCACcaacatacagttgaacttccataacacgaAATTCTATATTTctaagttctccataactcgaactcttgaattggcaacagaaatcaaattacatacaaattaccttccagaactcgattttttttttatggattatggtgattcgagtaagggaagttcaactgtatatacctACAAGTGTGCGTGCGTTTACAGTCAGGTATAcaactttggtatataaattagcacatatatacacacacataaacacatagtTACAAGCAAGGTATACCATATAGTGAGTATGCGTGTATACATAATATCAAAAACCCGTGAATTTTATGTATAATCTAATGCAATTGATTTATAGCAATTATTATTTGCGTTAAACGATTGTGTATAATTATTAACTTACTCTGTGTATGCCCAATATTAGGCAAATGGATGTTATCATATTCATAACACATAAGACAATATACAGCACTGATGCCCAAATCACATCTGCAAGAAGTTCAAAAATGTGAAtaattacttattattatatatgtacacatgtatgcataaatagcatataacTTACCGTTGCGCATTTCATTGTAGTCAATCTTCGATTCGTCGTCTGCTAAGGATATCAACCACCTGGTCATTACATCCGGATATTTCAGACAGAAACAAAGCAATACAAGTGTGATTATGGAAAGTATTGTACCTATCCAACCTAAAACAACTCGCGATACTTCAAAACGGTAACAcaaaattttcgccatttaaAACAAATGTTAGTTTAacaatttgcaaatttatttataaccacCAGTTTTACAGCAGTGCGTCTTGTGTAAACGGAAGTATACAGCTGAATACTTTGAATCAACCGAAAACTACCCCTATTTGGGAAGTGATACACAAAATAGACAAAAAGTGATAGAGGTATAAATGAATCGATAACATGTATTGTATCGAATAAGATTCaacatttgttttcaatttcgaTAACTTATAGTTGAAATGCGATgcagcataaaataaatataatctatATAGCTGTCACTTTCTAGGATTtaataattaagtaaaaaacaagtaataaaatttcgataaatttgtttcttaaacgattgctttaatttatgtatacacTGCTATATAAcatgttgaatatcgaaaacacatttttaattgttCTGTTTATCAATATCGGTTTGCTActgcaaaaaaatgtttttaatataattaatgttaaaatttgcgaatatttgttaaataaaagtaataattataattttttacagtaTACTATGCGGATAgataacagctgatcgaatGTTTGTATTTCCTAGTGGCATATGCACACAAATGTCAATGTGCCTTGGCTGGTGCAATTTCTTGTTACACGTTGAAAGTCGGTTGAACGgtgattaataataatatacacttatattctatataagtatatagagTTGCGACTATCTTTGAAAATCGTGTGCAATTAAAACTCCAaacgaatataaatataataattgttagCGTTCCATTTAAGTATGTCGAAACGAACTCAACCGGTATGGCAGCAGCCAACATCTACAGACCTACCAAAGTTGCGTCTGTTCAATAGCTTAACAAGGCAAAAGGAGGAATTTGTGCCACTGGATGGTAATAATGTGACTTGGTATAGTTGCGGTCCAACAGTATACGATGCAACGCACATGGGACATGCGaggtaaatttgaaatttattgccaCGTCCGCCTACATAATTGCTTCATGTGTATATCTACAAAGTGATAAATACACGCTATGTTGCTACTTATTGTGATATCATTGAGATATGATACCtgatttttcgttttcattttaggTCATACATATCTTTCGATATTTTGCGTCGCATACTTTCTGACTATTTTGGTTACAATATTTTCTATGTTATGAACATTACCGATATTGATGATAAGATCATTAAACGTGCAAGACAAAATTATctctacaaaaaatatgtaaatgttgcCAATACAATATCACTCGACGTATTATTAGCAGATCAAAAAGAGGTATTGGATCAATTCAATGTCATCTGCAGAGAAACGACTGATCCGAATAAGAAACTTATGTATGAACGCATGTTAATAAGAATGAATGATGCAATGGAAACTCTTATTATGGCTGTAGCCAGTAATGATCCCGAAAAGATAGACGAAGCGCGCGTCTTGTATTTGGCGGAAGCAAAGGATCCTATATCCGAGTGGTTGGATCGCAAGGAGGGCTCCACTGTTACGGACAACGCCATCTTCGAAATATTACCACGATATTGGGAGAATGAGTACCACAAAGATATGGCGGCGCTTAACGTTAGTATTTTGTTAACAACAAATagctaaatattataaacatatgTTTTGCTTTTTACAGATTTTACCGCCAGATGTACTCACGCGTGTATCCGAGTACGTACCACAAATAGTCAAATTTATACAGCGTATTTTCGACAACGGACTTGCTTATAATGCAAACGGTTCGGTTTACTTCGACGTGAATGCCTTTGATAAACGTGAAAAACATCATTATGCCAAACTTGTGCCTGAAGCGTATGGTGATACCAAGTCATTGCAAGAAGGTGAAGGCGACTTGTCGCTCACAGCGGATCGTTTGTCTGAAAAACGTTCACCCAACGATTTTGCGCTTTGGAAGGCAAGTAAAGCAGGTGAACCCTCGTGGGATAGTCCCTGGGGCAGAGGTCGTCCAGGCTGGCACATAGAATGTTCCGCAATGGCCTCGGACGTCTTTGGTTCAATGTTTGATATACATACTGGAGGTgttgatttaaaatttccacATCATGACAATGAATTAGCGCAGTCCGAAGCCGCTTTTGATCAAGCCGAATGGGTGAAATACTTTCTGCATACCGGtcatttaaccatttctggttgCAAAATGTCGAAATCattgaaaaatttcatttcgatAAAAGAAGCATTAACGAAGAACACGCCATGTCAGTTGAGACTAGCATTTTTATTACATTCGTGGAAAGATACGCTCGATTACTCGAGCAACACAATGGAAATGGCCTGCCAATATGAACGCTTTATGAATGTAAGTACTGCAGTGCTTGTTCGTAAAGACATTACTAACTACTTCCTCATGCATTTTAGGAAttctttttaaatgtaaaagatTTAACACGGCGCATAGAGAGTGACACCCCAAGCTCACAGTTTGGCGCATGGACAAGCTCCGAAGCGGCCATACAAGAAAAATTGAAGACAACGCGTGAGGCAGTACATGCGGCATTATGCGGTAATATATTGTTTATGAGTTACAAatacaacatttttatatatcatATTGATTTACAGACAACATTGATACGCGTAGCACTTTGGATGCGTTGCGTGATTTGGTCTCCGTTACAAATATCTACATACGTGATAATAAAGATCAAGTGAATTGCCTATTATTGCGTCGCATTGCTGCCTACATTACCGACATACTGCATATATTCGGTACTATTGATGGACCACGCGGTGGCATAGGTTTCCCCGTGGGCGGCGGTCTTAGCAGTAATGTGGACATTGAAAAAACTTTGCTACCATATGTAGATGCGATAGCCGAATTCCGCAATAATGTGCGTGAGGAAGCGAAAACTATAAAAGCAAATGCTATACTACAATTGTGTGATAAATTACGCGATGATGTGTTGCCAAATTTGAGTGTGCGGCTGGAGGATAAGGAGAACGGTAAATATGCTGTGAAATTGGTGGATCGCGAAGTATTATTGAAAGAGCGTGAAGCCAAAAAAATTGCCGAGGCCGAGCGCCTAGCTGAGAAACAGCGTAAACAAGAAGCTGCTGCGCAACTGCTGGCAGCCAAAGAAGCACAGAAGCGCATCAAACCACAAGAGATGTTCCTTAATGAAAAAGATAAATATTCACAATTCGATGAAAATGTAagtgattttagttttttataactaactttttaataaaaatatattttgttactcCCAGGGTTTGCCAACACATGACGCAGAGGGCAAGGAGTTAAGCAAAGGTCTATTAAAGAAATTGACtaagctgcagcaacaacaagaaacgcgttataaagaatatttagctACTGCCAACGACAATTAATAAACATTTACTACTCAGTTCTAAcggatatataaaaatcaaatattttatagaaaataaaaaatgctttcaaattttttaaattaacaaacgtacatatgtatgtattttatttaatttgcaactTCCATAAGCATAATTTGCGATCTGTTGCCACTCCTATGTAGGGTAAGCGGTGGTGCCAAGACAGGCCCCCGTATAGCTTAAGCGTCGCATCGACTAAAGGTATTCTCGACTTTGCGGTGAAAACTTTAACCGCCACATCCGGACGTCCAACACTTGCGACCACCGTCTCTGCATTTGGCGCTATACGCACAATTTGTCCACCATCTTCATGGACCTGTTTTACATCGATGGGCGTTGGTCGTCGCAAATCCCACGATATTATATCGCCGGCTACGAGCGCTGTTATGCACATGCGATTTAATGGACACCAATCCACTGATTTTAGCGGTGACTTTTGCGCTTCTACCGATATCACTGCtgcttgtgtttgtatgttgtaTAGGTGTATAACACCGCGCTTTTCCGCTACTATTACTTTACGTGGTTCCTCCGGATGGCATTTCACCGACATACCAGCTGACAGCAAATGAAATGTTATagtgttttcaaaatttgatttggTATCCCAAATACGGCAAGTGTTATCGTCGCCGACTGATGCCAGGAACTCGCCATTGCAATCCCATATAACCTCATTGATATAATTACTATGTcctaagtaaataaaatgaaattagctagagtaaactttattgaaattgtaaaaaatgttaAGTCTACCCACCATTGAGTATTTGCACGGTGTCAGAGTTTTGCAGATCTGTGCGAAATATGCGTAAACGAAAATCGGAGCCAGCAGCGCAAAATATAACCGATTTCGGCACCACTGCCAATGAAGTCTCGGGCGCAAAACATAATGAAACACAGCGACTTTCGTGATACAAGTCTTTTATACGCTTCCAATCAAAGCAGCCAGATTCTTCCTAAAcaaaaagttaattaattttcatatgtgCAGCCGCTCCAAACACACATGTTGTGttgatatgaaatatttacCGGCAAACTTATGAGACCCAATATAATCTTCTTATGACTAGCAAGCGCTACCAAATTACTTGCAAAATCGCtattacaaaattcaaaacaCTCTAATTGCTCTGGAAAACTCAGAGTGTGCGTTGGTGTTGTAGAAtttcgcataatttatttataaatatagaaataaacttaaaattgtACTAGACACTTGTAGACTTGGCGCGTATCGTTTACTATTGGTAATCGATACTTATCGAAACTATTAACGATATTTTTCAACGATAAATGCAACTCAATAAATCAGTTTTTGTGATTTTCGATTCGATAATTCGCTGTTCGCAATGTTTgaccaaatttttttgtttaaaaattctatgtgaaagcaacaacaaggttATGCgctaaatattacatatattataatattatttaagtaaCATTAACCACAATTTCACCTGCATGCAAGTAGTTCCCgtatgacactaaccacctctttgcatgtccACTcttctaacacccctttcccttttgtccgaccctgtcgaaacagcaagTTTCCTGGCCCTCCCCTTTGCTGACTTCGAAGACAATTGATTTATACTTGCCGCTTCAGGCAGACTTAGTTAAGcgctgtaacaacaacaatttgaccTAGTTTTTCTTTTGccaaaattgtcgaaatatcAGTATGAGATGACCTCAGTGAAAACTGTTGTAAACTTCGGTCCATTGATATGGTGTTCCATAGGCCACCCGATCTCtcagtaattttcaatcatTTCCAGAGGAACTgcgcattttttaaatttattattcagcGAAAATGATAAGTGATGTCCAATGCAGCAGTTAACGCAGACGCTAACGACTTTattttagatatacatacatatgtaactaagGACTTTCAGTCACAAGGTAGCCGttgcaaaaaatttacaacCGAACCCAACTATTTCAGTATTGAATTCTCGAAGATAAAAAGATCGTTTGGTTTGTGATTCCATAATTATAGGCAATgcagtttattatttatatttattattcatgaagaaaattttacaaatcatATGTGAAAAGGTAAATAAGTAATAACAaagtgttctttatttttctgtttattgGTATATAAATACTTCAAATATGTCGCAGTGATAATGCAATTGCTCAATTGCTGATTGGCTTTTATATAGAGTAATGTTTGACCGAGTGCGTCTATTTAAGCTGTATTTAAAAGTGTATAAACGCACTGTGAC belongs to Zeugodacus cucurbitae isolate PBARC_wt_2022May chromosome 6, idZeuCucr1.2, whole genome shotgun sequence and includes:
- the Aats-cys gene encoding cysteine--tRNA ligase, cytoplasmic; its protein translation is MSKRTQPVWQQPTSTDLPKLRLFNSLTRQKEEFVPLDGNNVTWYSCGPTVYDATHMGHARSYISFDILRRILSDYFGYNIFYVMNITDIDDKIIKRARQNYLYKKYVNVANTISLDVLLADQKEVLDQFNVICRETTDPNKKLMYERMLIRMNDAMETLIMAVASNDPEKIDEARVLYLAEAKDPISEWLDRKEGSTVTDNAIFEILPRYWENEYHKDMAALNILPPDVLTRVSEYVPQIVKFIQRIFDNGLAYNANGSVYFDVNAFDKREKHHYAKLVPEAYGDTKSLQEGEGDLSLTADRLSEKRSPNDFALWKASKAGEPSWDSPWGRGRPGWHIECSAMASDVFGSMFDIHTGGVDLKFPHHDNELAQSEAAFDQAEWVKYFLHTGHLTISGCKMSKSLKNFISIKEALTKNTPCQLRLAFLLHSWKDTLDYSSNTMEMACQYERFMNEFFLNVKDLTRRIESDTPSSQFGAWTSSEAAIQEKLKTTREAVHAALCDNIDTRSTLDALRDLVSVTNIYIRDNKDQVNCLLLRRIAAYITDILHIFGTIDGPRGGIGFPVGGGLSSNVDIEKTLLPYVDAIAEFRNNVREEAKTIKANAILQLCDKLRDDVLPNLSVRLEDKENGKYAVKLVDREVLLKEREAKKIAEAERLAEKQRKQEAAAQLLAAKEAQKRIKPQEMFLNEKDKYSQFDENGLPTHDAEGKELSKGLLKKLTKLQQQQETRYKEYLATANDN
- the LOC105215988 gene encoding uncharacterized protein LOC105215988, whose amino-acid sequence is MAKILCYRFEVSRVVLGWIGTILSIITLVLLCFCLKYPDVMTRWLISLADDESKIDYNEMRNDVIWASVLYIVLCVMNMITSICLILGIHRFCTPSLKYPFIHLTKKQEKVVKNKSTAALLTATGQPTQTFNV
- the LOC105215985 gene encoding nucleoporin Nup37; this translates as MRNSTTPTHTLSFPEQLECFEFCNSDFASNLVALASHKKIILGLISLPEESGCFDWKRIKDLYHESRCVSLCFAPETSLAVVPKSVIFCAAGSDFRLRIFRTDLQNSDTVQILNGHSNYINEVIWDCNGEFLASVGDDNTCRIWDTKSNFENTITFHLLSAGMSVKCHPEEPRKVIVAEKRGVIHLYNIQTQAAVISVEAQKSPLKSVDWCPLNRMCITALVAGDIISWDLRRPTPIDVKQVHEDGGQIVRIAPNAETVVASVGRPDVAVKVFTAKSRIPLVDATLKLYGGLSWHHRLPYIGVATDRKLCLWKLQIK